In Zonotrichia albicollis isolate bZonAlb1 chromosome 3, bZonAlb1.hap1, whole genome shotgun sequence, a single window of DNA contains:
- the NT5C1B gene encoding cytosolic 5'-nucleotidase 1B, whose amino-acid sequence MGLGSGARAPHDLAVRGELRVGSEGLGVGRGQERDCSSPGEGQDRSGPRPQACTAPGRGSAGAFPAWPGRGREAAAAAASRSPATAPAAPGTMSGSGPEEPHPSQVSEEDRQQEAEQDWEAAKAFYDNLVTQRPRPPKPQNAITVAVSSRALFNLVEEQRIYEEQGVEKYVEYQQKNENIILKPGPAFYFVKALEHVNTRLLELYPDDEERFDIVLMTNVHAQVGVRLINSINHYGLTIERFCMTGGQSPIGYLTAYLTNLYLSADSDKVQEAIEAGIASATMFTANKDVVYSDTQLRVAFDGDAVLFSDESEQIFKEQGLDRFFEHEQLNENKPLAQGPLKGFLEDLGKLQKKFYAKNERLNCPIRTYLVTARSAASSGARVLKTLRSWGLEIDEALFLAGAPKGPILVKIRPHIFFDDQMFHIEGAQKLGAIAAHVPYGISQKYQKSS is encoded by the exons ATGGGCCTCGGCTCCGGAGCCCGCGCACCCCACGACCTCGCCGTGAGGGGAGAGCTGCGGGTGGgctctgaggggctgggggttggCCGGGGCCAGGAGCGGGACTGCTCCTCTCCGGGGGAGGGCCAGGACCGCTCCGGGCCGCGTCCCCAGGCATGCACAGCGCCAGGGAGAGGCAGCGCCGGTGCCTTCCCCGCCTGGCCGGGGCGGGGCAGGGAGgcggccgctgccgccgcttcCCGGTCGCCCGCTACGGCCCCGGCCGCGCCAGGAACCATGAGCGGCTCCGGCCCGGAGGAGCCGCACCCCAGCCAGGTGTCGGAGGAGGACCGGCAGCAGGAGGCCGAGCAGGACTGGGAGGCGGCCAAGGCTTTCTACGACAATCTGGTTACCCAGAGGCCCCGGCCG CCCAAGCCCCAGAACGCCATCACGGTGGCCGTGTCCTCCCGAGCCCTCTTCAACCTGGTCGAGGAGCAGCGGATCTACGAAGAGCAGGGCGTGGAGAAGTACGTGGAGTACCAGCAGAAAAACGAAAACATCATCCTCAAGCCCGGACCGGCGTTCTACTTCGTCAAG GCACTGGAGCATGTCAATACCCGGCTTCTGGAGCTGTACCCTGATGATGAGGAACGGTTTGATATTGTCCTGATGACTAATGTCCATGCTCAAGTGGGAGTGAGGCTCATAAACAGCATCAATCACTAtg GCTTAACAATTGAACGTTTCTGTATGACGGGAGGACAGAGCCCCATTGGTTACCTGACCGCGTACCTCACGAACCTGTACCTCTCAGCGGATTCCGACAAAGTGCAGGAAGCTATAGAAGCAG GCATTGCATCAGCTACGATGTTCACTGCTAACAAAGATGTTGTTTACTCGGATACACAGCTAAGGGTGGCTTTTGATGGGGATGCTGTTCTCTTTTCTGATGAATCAGAACAGATTTTCAAAGAGCAAGGATTAGATAGATTTTTTGAACATGAACAGCTGAATGAAAATAAGCCTCTTGCACAG GGTCCTTTGAAGGGTTTTCTGGAAGACCTGGGGAAGCTCCAGAAGAAGTTCTATGCAAAAAATGAACGACTAAATTGTCCTATAAGGACCTACCTGGTCACAGCCAGAAGTGCAGCGAGCTCTGGAGCCAGAGTGCTGAAGACTCTCCGCAGCTGGGGTCTGGAGATTGATGAGGCCCTTTTCCTGGCAGGAGCACCGAAAGGACCAATCCTGGTGAAAATCCGCCCTCACATTTTCTTTGACGACCAGATGTTCCACATCGAAGGAGCACAGAAATTAGGCGCCATAGCTGCACATGTCCCCTATGGCATTTCTCAGAAGTACCAAAAATCTTCATGA
- the RDH14 gene encoding retinol dehydrogenase 14, whose protein sequence is MAAALPALVLGAGLLVAAWRWLRGAARPGRGGSMRGKTVIITGANSGLGRAAAAELLRMRARVIMGCRDRARAERAAREIRAEVGERADGGGELVVRELDLASLRSVRAFCHRVLQEESRLDVLINNAGIFQCPYMKTEDGFEMQFGVNHLGHFLLTNLLLGLLKNSAPSRIVVVSSKLYKYGEINFEDLNSEISYNKSFCYSRSKLANILFARELARRLEGTGVTVNSLHPGIVRTNLGRHVNIPLLAKPLFNLVSWAFFKTPLEGAQTSIYLASSPDVEGVSGKYFGDCKEEELLPKAMDDLVARKLWDISEVMVGLLK, encoded by the exons ATggccgcggcgctgccggcgctggtGCTTGGCgcggggctgcttgtggccgcCTGGCGCTGGCTGCGGGGCGCGGCGCGGCCCGGGCGCGGGGGCTCCATGCGGGGCAAGACCGTCATCATCACCGGCGCCAACAGCGGGCtgggccgggcggcggcggccgagcTGCTGCGGATGCGGGCCCGCGTCATCATGGGCTGCCGCGACCGGGCGCGGGCCGAGCGGGCGGCCCGCGAGATCCGGGCCGAGGTGGGCGAGCGGGCGGACGGCGGGGGCGAGCTTGTGGTGCGGGAGCTGGACCTGGCCTCGCTGCGCTCCGTGCGCGCCTTCTGCCACCGCGTCCTGCAG gaagagtCAAGGCTGGATGTTCTGATAAATAATGCAGGGATATTCCAGTGTCCATACATGAAGACAGAGGATGGGTTTGAGATGCAATTTGGTGTAAACCACTTGGGCCACTTCTTGCTCACCAACCTTCTTCTGGGCCTTCTCAAAAATTCTGCCCCAAGCAGAATTGTTGTAGTATCCTCAAAGCTTTACAAATATGGAGAGATCAACTTTGAAGACTTGAACAGTGAAATAAGCTACAACAAAAGCTTTTGTTACAGCCGAAGTAAACTGGCCAACATCTTATTTGCCAGGGAGCTGGCCCGTCGGCTGGAAGGGACGGGAGTCACTGTCAACTCCCTTCATCCTGGGATTGTCAGAACAAATCTGGGCAGACATGTGAATATTCCTTTGCTGGCCAAACCTCTGTTCAACTTGGTGTCGTGGGCTTTCTTCAAAACGCCTCTGGAAGGAGCCCAGACATCTATTTATTTGGCCTCTTCTCCTGACGTCGAGGGCGTGTCAGGAAAGTATTTTGGAGACTGCAAAGAGGAAGAACTTCTGCCCAAAGCCATGGATGACTTGGTTGCAAGAAAATTGTGGGATATCAGTGAAGTGATGGTTGGCTTACTGAAGTAA